In Actinomadura luteofluorescens, the sequence CCCGCCGGCGAGCGTGGCGGACGCCCGGTCGAGGGTGAGGTAGTCGAGACCGACGTCCAGCAGGAAGCCGAGCCGGGCGTTGATCTCCTTGAGGACGCGTTCGGCGATGTGCGTCTCGCGCTCGTTCAGCTCGAGCGCCAGCAGGAACTTCGCGGCCTCGCCGATCGGCTTCGCGGCGACCTCGGCGATCGACATCCCGCCCATGGTGACGGCGAGCACGACCGGCTTGAGCCGGGCGCCCTCGCACGTCGGGCACGGGATCTCCCGCATGTAGCCCTCGAACCGCTCCCGGCTGGAGTCGCTCTCGGACTCCGCGTGGCGCCGCTGGATGTAGGGGACGACGCCCTCGTAGGCCGTGTAGTACGAACGCGTCCGGCCGTAGCGGTTCTTGTAGCGGACGTGGACCTGCGTCTCGTGCCCGTTCAGGATCGCCTTGCGGGCCTTGGCGGGCAGCCTGTCCCAGGGCGTGTTCAGGTCGAAGCCCATCGCGTCGCCCAGCGCCGACAGCAGCCGCAGGAAGTAGTCGCTGACGTGCCCGCCCGACCACGGCTGGATCGCGCCCTCGCCGAGCGAGAGCTCGCCGTCGGGGACGACGAGCTCGGCGTCGACCTCCATGCGCGTCCCGAGGCCGGTGCAGTCGGGGCAGGCGCCGTACGGCGAGTTGAACGAGAACGAGCGCGGCTCCAGCTCCTCGAACGACAGGTCGTCGTAGGGGCAGTAGAGGTGCTCGGAGTACATCCGGGTGCGGTGCTCGTCGTCTTCGGGAAGGTCGACGAAGTCGAGGACGATCGTGCCGCCCGCGAGGCCGAGCGCCGTCTCGACCGAGTCGGCGAGCCGCTGCCGGGCGGAGTCCTTCACCGAGAGCCGGTCGACCACGACGGAGATGTCGTGCTTCTCCTGCTTCTTCAGCCGGGGCGGCTCGTCCAGGCGGATCATCTGCCCGTCGACCAGCGCCCGCGAGTACCCCTTGGACTGGAGCTCGCGGAACAGCTCCAGGTACTCGCCCTTGCGCCCGCGGATCACCGGCGCCAGCACCTGGAAGCGGGCGCCCTGCTCCAGCTCCAGCACCCGGTCGACGATCTGCTGCGGCGCCTGCCGGCTGATCGGCCGGCCGCACTCGGGGCAGTGCGGGTGCCCGATCCGGGCGTAGAGCAGCCGCAGGTAGTCGTACACCTCGGTGATCGTCCCGACCGTGGACCGGGGGTTCTTGCTGGTCGACTTCTGGTCGATCGAGACCGCCGGGGACAGCCCCTCGATGAAGTCGACGTCGGGCTTGTCCATCTGCCCGAGGAACTGCCGGGCGTAGGCCGACAGCGACTCCACGTACCGGCGCTGCCCCTCGGCGAAGATCGTGTCGAAGGCCAGGCTGGACTTCCCGGAGCCCGACAGACCGGTGAACACGATCATGGAGTCCCGCGGGAGGTCGAGCGAGACGTCCTTCAGGTTGTGCTCGCGTGCTCCACGCACGATGAGTCGGTCATGCACGTTCTTCCGGTTCCTCTTCTGGGCGCGGCGATCTGCGGATACGGCGGCTCGGTATCAAGGCTAGCCACGGGGTGCGACAGGATCCCCCGGACTTCTCAACAGCGGCGCTCGCCGCTGCATTTCATGACGCTACCCGGCCGATCCGAGCGGTCGGGACGGCACCATCGCACCG encodes:
- the uvrA gene encoding excinuclease ABC subunit UvrA, with product MHDRLIVRGAREHNLKDVSLDLPRDSMIVFTGLSGSGKSSLAFDTIFAEGQRRYVESLSAYARQFLGQMDKPDVDFIEGLSPAVSIDQKSTSKNPRSTVGTITEVYDYLRLLYARIGHPHCPECGRPISRQAPQQIVDRVLELEQGARFQVLAPVIRGRKGEYLELFRELQSKGYSRALVDGQMIRLDEPPRLKKQEKHDISVVVDRLSVKDSARQRLADSVETALGLAGGTIVLDFVDLPEDDEHRTRMYSEHLYCPYDDLSFEELEPRSFSFNSPYGACPDCTGLGTRMEVDAELVVPDGELSLGEGAIQPWSGGHVSDYFLRLLSALGDAMGFDLNTPWDRLPAKARKAILNGHETQVHVRYKNRYGRTRSYYTAYEGVVPYIQRRHAESESDSSRERFEGYMREIPCPTCEGARLKPVVLAVTMGGMSIAEVAAKPIGEAAKFLLALELNERETHIAERVLKEINARLGFLLDVGLDYLTLDRASATLAGGEAQRIRLATQIGSGLVGVLYVLDEPSIGLHQRDNHRLLETLLRLRDMGNTLIVVEHDEDTIAAADWIVDIGPRAGEHGGEIVVSGTVEDLKKSERSLTGAYLDGRREIAVPQIRRPRTRGREVTVKGAQQNNLRDVDVAFPLGVLTAVTGVSGSGKSTLVNDILYNALAKKLNGAKTVPGKHKRVNGVDQLDKVVHVDQSPIGRTPRSNPATYTGVFDHIRKLFAQTTEAKVRGYQPGRFSFNVKGGRCENCSGDGTIKIEMNFLPDVYVPCEVCHGARYNRETLEVHYKGKTISEVLDMPIEQATEFFEPITAIHRHLKTLNDVGLGYVRLGQPAPTLSGGEAQRVKLASELQKRSTGRTIYVLDEPTTGLHFEDIRKLLGVLNGLVDKGNTVLVIEHNLDVIKTADWIIDMGPEGGSRGGTVVATGTPEEVAEVEASHTGQFLKKVLA